The nucleotide sequence ATCTATTCAAAATTCcaacattatataatatttaaaaccatatacatatatacaacaaATCAATTGCAAAAATATCTACAGCACACTTGTAGTATATAACTTCAATTCCTAATATACATCAGTATTGTCTTTTTATAAAATCACGGTACTTCTGTGCCTCTGCTATACGATCCTCTATCGAACGGTCTGGCTGGTCCAAGCATCGATCGTCCATACGTGTGTAAATATGATCATTTTCACTGAAATCGCCTGGTCGTCGAGGCATTATGTGGAAATGCACATGCGGCACTGTTTGACCGGCATCCGGTCCATCTTGAACTGTTACTGTTGCTGAGGTTGTTCCATAGAAATCTTCTAGCATACGCTGTATTTTACAAACCGTACAAAACAGATCACACATTTCGTGGCACAACAAATTGTCTAGGCGTTTCATCTCTCGCTTTGTGGAAACCAAAACATGACCCTTCACTACACAACGCAAATTAGTAAATGCGAAGCAGTGTTCTGTTTCGTAGAAAATGGTTTCTTTTCGTATGGTATTTTTGGCAAATTTCCAATCCTGAGTAATATCTATAATTCCCATGCCAAAGGCTGTTAATGAGTACACATCATTGCGCTTATGGTGAAGTACTGGCATATTTCTTCGAACAGAAGCATTTTTGTTCAGATCAATTTCCGCCGTTGCTACAGCCAAGTTTTCATTTTCGCAATTGGCCAGCACTTTGCCCCAAGGATCTACTATTAAACCGTGGCCCCAACTGGTGCGTTTAGAGTTGTGTGCACCAATTTGAGCGGCAGCGATGACATAACATTGGTTTTCAATAGCTCGTGCGCGTAAAAGAATTTCCCAATGTGCTTTGCCTGTTGAGTAGGCGAATGCTGAGGGATATGTAAGTACTTGCGCTCCAGACTTTCGTAAAAGAGAACTAGCCTCACCAAAACGTAAATCGTAACATATTTGCATTCCCAACAAGCCGATGGGTGTGTTTACAGGGGGGACCATATGCGTGCCTGGATTAACGACATCAGATTCCCGAAAACGCATTTCCTCTGTTTCAACATCAAAGAGATGCAGTTTGCGATAAAAGCTTACCACCTCACCAATATCGTTAAGCAACACATGCGTGTTGTATATTTTTTccgttttacatttattttcatcGAGTATGGATTCATGTATACCACCCAAGGATAACCACATTCTATGAGTTTTAGCCAACtctttatatttattcatagtAGCACCGTCCAAAGGTTCTGACAACTCCAGTGTTTGCTTACGATGCTCCCCGACGAAGTCGCAGCATTCCGGCAAGAATAAGAATGTTGCACACTGCATTTTTGCTTTTGCAAATAATTCTTCAACTTGCCGCATATTGTCAGCTTTGTTGTTTGTGGCACACATCTGCCCAATAGCGATAACCTTGGATGATTGATTTGAAGACATTCTTATCGAAAGGTTGTTCCAAAGAAAATGGTGTTTGGTTACTTTTCCAACCACAAATTCAAACAATTGTCGATGGCAAGACATAGATTGGGCCACTGCTTCTCACGTACGTCCTTTAGTTTTTTAACAGTTTTCACCTTCTGTACTTTGTTATGAAATGTCAGTTTTTTGCGAAAATATTCACCTCGTCAGGGTTGTTAAATCGATTTATTTCGCTAAtattagacggtacctttttatgttatcattgaaatttattcaatagaGAGTTGTTTTAAACCATTGAACAAATTAAtggaatttattatgaaaatggtcgatctttaagaataaTATATAGCAAAATTCGTGCTACTTTGACGGCAATTGAAAGATTGGGgaatagaatttaaaaaatggttctGCCGAGGAtaaaaaaaggactggcagacgttttgttgagaatattgttgcTGTAGTGCAAAGTGTTACTTAACAACTTTCAACATCGATATGTCGACGGTCTCAACAATTCGTGAGTCGACTGTTTTGAGGATTTTACcagtatattaaattattaccAGGATATTTAAATTATGCCATTTTGCACATGCAATTTTTAAGAACCGAAATAATAATactttcacatataagtagttgatctactttttcgggcttaactcaaaatccctaattaaaaagcgcgatcaaatttttgttaaatactattaattatggattcatttcacagaaaaaagcgtgtgtccatgaatgttttgtcctcttattacttattataaaatgtaatatagaatatcccatgcgcattgctgccacaattttttgcaacctcagtaaacatCGCATACAGATTTCCTCCTACTGTTTATTATTATCAgacaattgcgcaattaaattagtcattccttctccttgtattttcttcatatcgttaataataattaaagaaaccaaaaacaccgaaatattccaccaaaataatttccatgaagaaaaacctctcaaagcagtacagctgattgtcaattttgcaggtaatctgccatatatgaacgggtagattagtttggtggatttataggtgattaatgcatatgtgaacgtattatatatttgtacatgacttattttgaaacaaaatctgAGCGCGTCTTTGGAAATACCCCTTACCTACCAACAAACTCCCGAGGTAACGAAATTAGTGTGAGTACCCCTAGTATCGTTTTAACGAGATAGAAGAGCAAAAGGTCGTTCACACCGAGCTAGGGAATACAACTTAAACGAGTACGATGTGGAAATCCCTGTTGTAAACAAAACTAAACCGATGTAGAATTTCAGTGCATTTACAATCGGTGTTTGTTATCGAACATAGTATCTATAAAAGGTGGTGTGATTAGAGCAAGGCGAATTTAGAATTAGTGGATTAGAGtagttaatttttcttcttccacTTGTCTTTAATTAGAAATGCCAGTAAAACGGAATGACGGAAGTTGTGTTGTGTATGCGCGACAAactaattttatctatttgtcatTGGTTCTATTCTTCCCTAATTTAAAAAAGGTTGTTACTCGAATGCCACCACCAACTTGAAGAGATTTGCCTTGAAACTAACCTGAGATAAGCTAACCAAATCTTtgtgaaaatataattataatttctaaccattgttgttgtagcagcatgaaCATTCCCCAtttttacatacggggaatgctgctggagtggctatccttggcaggatataagtccgggtcgtttcggtaacgtagaaccgactgccgacTAATTTCAAACTATCGTTAGGCTAGGTTTCCAGTTAAAGGCAATATGTACGGGGCATTGGAAAACTGACTTTATTAGTATTGACTacttttatttctaattacgACTACATCTTTTACGGTAATTGAAGCTTAGACTAAAATGTTGTAAGTTAAGtcatttaaaattcaattatctTTTTATTCAAGGATATTGTTGCTATTGGCATAACAAACCAAAGGGAATCAACCATAATATGGGACCGTGAAACCGGTAAACCGTTACATAATGCTATAATTTGGTTGGATAATCGCACCTCAAGTACTGTTGATGAACTCGTCGAGACAATACCCAACAAATCTCGCAATATCAATTACTTAAAACCACTATGTGGACTCCCTATCTCGCCTTATTTCTCAGCATTAAAAATGCGTTGGATGCGCGATCATGTAGGCGAAGTTCAAAAAGCCATGGAGGCAAATACTTGCCAAGCTGGGACCATAGATACATGGTTAATCTATAAATTGACGGGGGGACCTAATGGTGGAGTTCACTTAACTGATGTAACAAATGCATCTCGAACTATGCTTATGAATATCGAGACGTTAAGGTGGGACCCACATCTGCTACGTTTCTTTGGGCTGCCAGTCTCTATGTTGCCACAAATTCGGTCAAGTGCTGAGAATTATGGTGATGTGGTTGTGggagttttaaaaaatgttccaaTTACTTCGTGCTTGGGAGACCAGCAGGCGGCACTTGTAGGACAGCAATGTTTGAATCATGGACTTGCTAAGTCTACATATGGCACAGGTTGTTTTCTGCTCTACAATACGGGATCGTCAATGGTGCAATCTAAACACGGCTTACTTACAACAGTCGGTTATCAATTAGGTCCACGTTCACCTGTAATGTATGCTTTAGAAGGTAGTGTAGCGATTGCTGGTGCAGCTATAAATTGGATGAAAAACAATTTGGAATTATTTGATTCCGTCAGTCAAGTAGAGGAGATGGCTAGAAAAGTTGATAATTCACTGGATGTCTACTTTGTTCCTGCATTCAGTGGGCTTTATGCTCCATATTGGAACCAAGAAGCTCGCGGGTAGAtttaataatttgcaaaataaagcaggaataaatataaatatataatttaaaatttagggCAATTTGTGGACTCAGCGAAGAAACAACGAGCGAGCATATCGTGCGCGCAACTCTGGAAGCCATCTGTTTCCAAGTCAGAGATATTTTAGAATCAATGCGCAAAGACTGTGGTATTCCACTGACGAAATTAATGGTTGATGGAGGTATGACCGCAAATAATCTATTCCTACAGCTACAAGCCGACCTGGTGGGCATTAACGTAGTTCGTGCTAAGATGCAGGAGACAACAGCATTGGTAAATacggtattttttaaattagaccttttacttaaacatttttcttgtaTCCAGGGTGCTGCGCTGGCCGCGTATATGGTAGTAGAATCCAGTTTTGACATTGCAGCACCCCTCGCTGGCAGTTCCGGTCA is from Anastrepha ludens isolate Willacy chromosome 4, idAnaLude1.1, whole genome shotgun sequence and encodes:
- the LOC128862295 gene encoding nitrilase and fragile histidine triad fusion protein NitFhit, with product MSCHRQLFEFVVGKVTKHHFLWNNLSIRMSSNQSSKVIAIGQMCATNNKADNMRQVEELFAKAKMQCATFLFLPECCDFVGEHRKQTLELSEPLDGATMNKYKELAKTHRMWLSLGGIHESILDENKCKTEKIYNTHVLLNDIGEVVSFYRKLHLFDVETEEMRFRESDVVNPGTHMVPPVNTPIGLLGMQICYDLRFGEASSLLRKSGAQVLTYPSAFAYSTGKAHWEILLRARAIENQCYVIAAAQIGAHNSKRTSWGHGLIVDPWGKVLANCENENLAVATAEIDLNKNASVRRNMPVLHHKRNDVYSLTAFGMGIIDITQDWKFAKNTIRKETIFYETEHCFAFTNLRCVVKGHVLVSTKREMKRLDNLLCHEMCDLFCTVCKIQRMLEDFYGTTSATVTVQDGPDAGQTVPHVHFHIMPRRPGDFSENDHIYTRMDDRCLDQPDRSIEDRIAEAQKYRDFIKRQY
- the LOC128862294 gene encoding glycerol kinase, with the translated sequence MSFGKLVGAIDEGTTSARFMIFRAGTNNVVCYHQIDVPSIYPQEGWVEQDPMIIYDVVVKCIEGAVNKLEKLGGSVKDIVAIGITNQRESTIIWDRETGKPLHNAIIWLDNRTSSTVDELVETIPNKSRNINYLKPLCGLPISPYFSALKMRWMRDHVGEVQKAMEANTCQAGTIDTWLIYKLTGGPNGGVHLTDVTNASRTMLMNIETLRWDPHLLRFFGLPVSMLPQIRSSAENYGDVVVGVLKNVPITSCLGDQQAALVGQQCLNHGLAKSTYGTGCFLLYNTGSSMVQSKHGLLTTVGYQLGPRSPVMYALEGSVAIAGAAINWMKNNLELFDSVSQVEEMARKVDNSLDVYFVPAFSGLYAPYWNQEARGAICGLSEETTSEHIVRATLEAICFQVRDILESMRKDCGIPLTKLMVDGGMTANNLFLQLQADLVGINVVRAKMQETTALGAALAAYMVVESSFDIAAPLAGSSGQLSVFKPAIGNHERNIRYKKWKMAIERCMNWESSTLMES